A genomic segment from Longimicrobium sp. encodes:
- a CDS encoding MbtH family protein, which yields MSDEREDTTTYEVVMNDEEQYSIWPADRELPLGWHKAGKQGLKADCLAWIEEVWTDMRPKSLREKMQQQGLG from the coding sequence ATGAGCGACGAGCGCGAGGATACCACGACCTACGAGGTCGTGATGAACGACGAGGAGCAGTACTCCATCTGGCCGGCGGACCGCGAGCTGCCCCTGGGCTGGCACAAGGCGGGGAAGCAGGGGCTGAAGGCCGACTGCCTGGCCTGGATCGAGGAGGTGTGGACCGACATGCGGCCCAAGAGCCTCCGCGAAAAGATGCAGCAGCAGGGCCTGGGCTGA
- a CDS encoding DsbA family protein: MPRPAPQPRPRRSNMLPFYAILGVVALGGAFLLFRQMGGGGGNPATTLSPVVMAPDQLNRVPGISKGRADAPVVIFEFADFQCPGCGKFAQFSEPLLQEWIDNGTVRFVWYDFPLTQIHQNAVIASRAGRCANEQDKFWPYHDRVFGGQSQWSSSGSADDIFIEYAEAEGLDVGAFTQCLRSDKYQKEVSESYQLGTSLGVGGTPTLFINGKKINDTPGTRAEWEQLIRQESGGAAAPAAGAAAAPATGGAAAPAADSAA, from the coding sequence GTGCCCCGTCCCGCGCCCCAGCCCCGGCCCCGGCGCTCCAACATGCTGCCGTTCTACGCGATCCTGGGTGTCGTCGCGCTGGGCGGCGCCTTCCTGCTGTTCCGGCAGATGGGCGGCGGCGGAGGCAACCCCGCCACCACGCTGAGCCCCGTGGTCATGGCGCCCGACCAGCTGAACCGGGTTCCCGGCATCAGCAAGGGCCGCGCGGACGCGCCGGTGGTGATTTTCGAGTTCGCCGACTTCCAGTGCCCCGGCTGCGGCAAGTTCGCCCAGTTCTCCGAGCCGCTGCTGCAGGAGTGGATCGACAACGGCACCGTGCGCTTCGTCTGGTACGACTTTCCGCTTACGCAGATCCACCAGAACGCGGTGATCGCTTCGCGCGCGGGCCGCTGCGCCAACGAGCAGGACAAGTTCTGGCCGTACCACGACCGCGTGTTCGGCGGGCAGAGCCAGTGGTCCAGCTCCGGCAGCGCCGACGACATCTTCATCGAGTACGCCGAGGCCGAGGGGCTGGACGTGGGCGCCTTCACCCAGTGCCTGCGCTCCGACAAGTACCAGAAGGAAGTGTCGGAGTCGTACCAGCTGGGCACTTCGCTGGGCGTCGGCGGCACGCCCACGCTGTTCATCAACGGCAAGAAGATCAACGACACCCCCGGCACCCGCGCCGAGTGGGAGCAGCTGATCCGCCAGGAGAGCGGCGGCGC
- a CDS encoding 3-hydroxyacyl-CoA dehydrogenase family protein, protein MTGTTYDARAGASPQLSTIGVVGAGVMGTGVAQNLAQTGHRVLLLDLSAEVLDRARAEIGRNVRFHGFFTGQKGGPPASEVLSRITFTTDYAPFAEADFVVENATEKVDVKQGIYPVLDRVCPPHACFAANTSCISITRIGGWTGRPDRVLGMHFMNPVPLKPVVETIRGFHTSQETIDTALRFLGQMGKEGIVVNDLPGFVSNRVLMITINEAIWEVMDGVASAEDIDRIFVTCFGHKMGPLATGDLIGLDTILYSLQVLQDSYGDPKFRPCPLLVKMVDAGLHGRKSGRGFFDYSASAPGAAVA, encoded by the coding sequence GTGACGGGAACCACCTACGACGCCCGGGCCGGCGCCTCGCCCCAGTTGAGCACCATCGGCGTCGTAGGCGCGGGGGTGATGGGCACCGGCGTGGCCCAGAACCTGGCCCAGACCGGCCACCGCGTGCTGCTGCTGGACCTGTCGGCCGAGGTGCTGGACAGGGCGCGCGCCGAGATCGGCCGCAACGTGCGCTTCCACGGCTTCTTCACCGGGCAGAAGGGCGGCCCGCCGGCCTCCGAGGTCCTGTCGCGCATCACCTTCACCACCGACTACGCCCCGTTCGCCGAGGCCGACTTCGTCGTCGAGAACGCGACGGAAAAGGTGGACGTCAAGCAGGGGATCTATCCCGTGCTGGACCGCGTGTGCCCGCCGCACGCCTGCTTCGCCGCCAATACCTCGTGCATCTCCATCACCCGCATCGGGGGATGGACTGGCCGGCCGGACCGCGTGCTGGGCATGCACTTCATGAACCCGGTGCCGCTGAAGCCCGTGGTCGAAACCATCCGTGGCTTCCACACCAGCCAGGAAACGATCGACACCGCGCTGCGCTTCCTGGGGCAGATGGGCAAGGAAGGCATCGTGGTGAACGACCTTCCCGGGTTCGTGAGCAACCGCGTGCTGATGATCACCATCAACGAGGCGATCTGGGAGGTGATGGACGGAGTGGCCAGCGCCGAAGACATCGACCGCATCTTCGTCACCTGCTTCGGCCACAAGATGGGCCCGCTGGCCACGGGCGACCTGATCGGCCTCGACACCATCCTGTACTCGCTGCAGGTGCTGCAGGACAGCTACGGCGACCCCAAGTTCCGGCCCTGCCCGCTGCTGGTGAAAATGGTGGATGCGGGGCTGCACGGCCGAAAGAGCGGCCGCGGCTTCTTCGACTACTCGGCTTCCGCGCCCGGCGCCGCCGTCGCCTGA
- a CDS encoding gamma-glutamyl-gamma-aminobutyrate hydrolase family protein, whose protein sequence is MTFRPLVAVTTTMWPGGSHGLPRVQLNAQYLTALDAAGATPVLLTPAHSDQALRGILSICHGLLLSGGEDVEPSRYGHSPHPALGDVNPARDAMEIAAVHEALGRRMPVLAICRGIQVLNVALGGTLYQDIPSELGGDLLHEQAAPWNVRWHAGRVQPGSSLERVFGTAELHINSFHHQAIRDLAPGLRATVWAEDGVIEGVEGVDHPWLCGVQWHPERGEAHGSASDSRDPDRRLFWAFAQAAREFADSCGAIETAGAT, encoded by the coding sequence ATGACGTTCCGTCCCCTGGTCGCCGTCACCACCACCATGTGGCCCGGCGGCTCGCACGGGCTGCCGCGGGTGCAGCTGAACGCCCAGTACCTGACCGCGCTCGACGCGGCCGGGGCCACGCCCGTCCTGCTCACCCCCGCGCACTCGGACCAGGCGCTGCGCGGCATCCTTTCCATCTGCCACGGGCTGCTGCTGAGTGGGGGCGAAGACGTGGAGCCCTCGCGCTACGGCCACTCGCCGCATCCCGCGCTGGGCGACGTCAATCCCGCCCGGGACGCGATGGAGATTGCCGCCGTGCACGAGGCGCTGGGCCGGCGCATGCCGGTGCTGGCCATCTGCCGGGGCATCCAGGTGCTGAACGTGGCGCTGGGCGGCACGCTGTACCAGGACATTCCCTCGGAGCTGGGCGGCGACCTGCTGCACGAGCAGGCGGCGCCGTGGAACGTGCGGTGGCATGCGGGGCGGGTGCAGCCGGGGTCCAGCCTGGAGCGCGTGTTCGGCACGGCTGAGCTTCACATCAACTCGTTCCACCACCAGGCCATCCGCGACCTGGCGCCCGGCCTGCGCGCCACCGTCTGGGCCGAGGACGGGGTGATCGAGGGGGTGGAGGGCGTCGATCACCCGTGGCTGTGCGGCGTGCAGTGGCACCCCGAGCGCGGCGAGGCGCACGGCTCCGCCAGCGATTCTCGCGATCCCGACCGGCGGCTGTTCTGGGCCTTCGCCCAGGCGGCACGCGAGTTCGCGGATTCGTGCGGTGCGATCGAGACCGCGGGCGCGACGTGA
- a CDS encoding PLP-dependent aminotransferase family protein produces MHTLAVPRPAAPHEIAGLPLAAWTGAVRPSTIQAMMGLMARPGVISFALGLPAPELFPIPEYTRAAEHVLGTDPSALQYRSVHPELKEHVVRVMASRGVRVGAEQVFITTAAQQALSLLARVLLEPGGTVICEELVYMGFQQVIEPYAPRILSVGTDLETGMDVDAVEAFLDEGERPAFIYCVTDGHNPLGCSLSPDKRRRLVQMARLHRVPLVEDDAYGLLHYGSPEPPLRALDDEWVLYVGSFSKVLAPGFRVGWIVAPEPLVPVLGCAKDGCDLDTSTFSQRVVSAYLDSGHFPHHLERVRAEYRARRDLMIAEVARHFPAGTRWSAPRHGGLIWVQLPGEMDAGALLRPALEQGVAYVPGSAFALPGSTAGRSGLRLNYTFSAPDRIREGIARLGEVLRSHA; encoded by the coding sequence ATGCATACTCTGGCAGTCCCCCGCCCGGCCGCGCCGCACGAAATCGCGGGGCTGCCGCTGGCTGCATGGACCGGGGCCGTTCGCCCGTCGACCATCCAGGCGATGATGGGGCTGATGGCGCGGCCGGGCGTGATCTCGTTCGCGCTGGGCCTTCCCGCTCCGGAGCTGTTTCCCATCCCCGAATACACCCGCGCGGCGGAGCACGTGCTTGGCACCGACCCCAGCGCGCTGCAGTACCGGTCCGTGCACCCCGAGCTGAAGGAGCACGTGGTTCGGGTGATGGCGAGCCGCGGCGTGCGCGTTGGCGCGGAACAGGTGTTCATCACCACCGCGGCCCAGCAGGCGCTCAGCCTGCTCGCGCGGGTGCTCCTGGAGCCGGGCGGCACCGTGATCTGCGAAGAGCTGGTGTACATGGGCTTCCAGCAGGTGATCGAGCCGTACGCCCCCCGCATCCTTTCCGTCGGCACCGACCTGGAGACCGGGATGGACGTGGACGCCGTCGAAGCCTTCCTGGACGAGGGAGAGCGGCCGGCCTTCATCTACTGCGTCACCGACGGCCACAACCCCCTGGGATGCAGCCTAAGCCCCGACAAGCGCCGGCGCCTGGTGCAGATGGCGCGGCTGCACCGCGTTCCGCTGGTGGAGGACGACGCGTACGGCCTTCTTCACTACGGCAGCCCCGAGCCGCCACTGCGCGCACTGGACGACGAGTGGGTGCTGTACGTCGGCTCGTTCAGCAAGGTGCTGGCGCCGGGGTTTCGGGTGGGGTGGATCGTAGCGCCCGAGCCGCTGGTGCCCGTGCTGGGTTGCGCCAAGGACGGGTGCGACCTCGACACCAGCACCTTCAGCCAGCGGGTGGTGTCGGCGTACCTGGACTCCGGGCACTTTCCGCATCACCTGGAACGGGTGCGAGCGGAGTACCGTGCCCGCCGCGACCTGATGATCGCCGAAGTCGCGCGCCATTTTCCCGCGGGCACCCGGTGGAGCGCTCCCCGCCACGGGGGGCTCATCTGGGTGCAGCTGCCGGGGGAGATGGATGCCGGCGCGCTGTTGCGGCCGGCCCTCGAACAGGGCGTGGCCTACGTGCCCGGCTCGGCGTTCGCACTGCCAGGAAGCACCGCGGGGCGCAGCGGGCTCCGGCTGAACTACACGTTCTCCGCCCCGGACCGCATCCGCGAGGGCATCGCCCGCCTGGGAGAGGTGCTTCGCAGCCACGCCTGA
- a CDS encoding diguanylate cyclase, translating into MNTSATVFVADDNPSILQGLDRALRVTGYTVRTATSGRGVLDLLEQATEAPDLLLLDVMMPEMTGLEVLRALRLDPRWLDIPVVLITATNDGALPVSALRDGAVDFLTKPFRLDELLARVERHVVRNQELRRAREQARMRLQAIDLIRELNRVVTADEMFHLVTSRTSEILGVGRCSVLVVQAGEDVARVAASSEAELTDGLELKLSLYPEVREALATRRPVVVRDVATSPLFDGVRGEWERRGLPTPLRSVIVVPFPITEQMTGLFVERSTVDEPLLGDEAAELAERVVEAIVQACGRVQLFQKLVDQRKQLHDLAHTDELTGCDSRRSIIGYLGKQMDSSRRTGNPLSVVLLDLDHFKEINDGCGHLAGDTVLRALGQWLGSEGLRANDRAGRLGGDEFVVVLPATPSAGASAFAERARAHLSSIPFLFGETRVQASVSAGVVSWPESDACSAEELISLADTALYQAKQGGRNRICVAAAPAAA; encoded by the coding sequence ATGAACACCAGTGCCACCGTCTTCGTCGCCGACGACAACCCGTCCATCCTGCAGGGCCTCGACCGCGCGCTGCGCGTAACGGGGTACACGGTCCGCACCGCCACCAGCGGCCGCGGCGTCCTGGACCTGCTGGAGCAGGCGACGGAAGCGCCCGACCTGCTGCTGCTGGACGTGATGATGCCCGAGATGACCGGGCTGGAGGTGCTTCGGGCCCTGCGCCTGGACCCCCGCTGGCTGGACATCCCCGTCGTGCTGATCACCGCCACCAACGACGGCGCCCTTCCCGTGTCGGCGCTGCGCGACGGCGCGGTGGACTTCCTCACGAAGCCGTTTCGCCTGGACGAGCTGCTGGCGCGCGTGGAGCGGCACGTGGTGCGCAACCAGGAGCTGCGCCGGGCCCGCGAGCAGGCGCGCATGCGGCTGCAGGCCATCGACCTGATCCGCGAGCTGAACCGCGTGGTGACGGCCGACGAGATGTTCCACCTGGTGACCTCGCGCACCTCCGAGATCCTGGGCGTGGGCCGCTGCTCGGTGCTGGTGGTGCAGGCGGGAGAAGACGTGGCGCGCGTGGCCGCCTCGTCCGAGGCCGAGCTCACCGACGGGCTGGAGCTGAAGCTGAGCCTGTATCCCGAGGTGCGCGAGGCGCTGGCCACGCGCCGTCCGGTGGTGGTGCGCGACGTGGCGACCTCGCCGCTGTTCGACGGCGTGCGGGGCGAGTGGGAGCGGCGCGGGCTCCCCACGCCGCTGCGGTCGGTGATCGTGGTGCCGTTTCCCATTACCGAGCAGATGACGGGGCTGTTCGTGGAGCGGTCCACCGTCGACGAGCCGCTGCTGGGCGACGAGGCCGCCGAGCTGGCCGAGCGCGTGGTGGAGGCCATCGTGCAGGCGTGCGGGCGGGTGCAGCTGTTCCAGAAGCTGGTGGACCAGCGCAAGCAGCTTCACGACCTGGCGCACACCGACGAGCTCACCGGCTGCGACAGCCGCCGCTCCATCATCGGGTACCTGGGCAAGCAGATGGACAGCTCGCGCCGCACGGGAAACCCGCTGAGCGTGGTGCTGCTGGACCTGGACCACTTCAAGGAGATCAACGACGGCTGCGGGCACCTGGCGGGCGACACCGTGCTCCGGGCGCTGGGCCAGTGGCTGGGCTCCGAGGGGCTGCGCGCCAACGACCGCGCCGGCCGGCTGGGCGGCGACGAGTTCGTGGTGGTGCTTCCCGCCACCCCGTCGGCGGGCGCGTCGGCCTTTGCCGAGCGGGCGCGCGCCCACCTGTCGTCCATCCCCTTCCTGTTCGGCGAAACGCGGGTGCAGGCCAGCGTAAGCGCCGGCGTGGTTTCCTGGCCCGAGTCCGACGCCTGCAGCGCCGAGGAGCTGATCTCGCTGGCCGACACGGCGCTGTACCAGGCCAAGCAGGGCGGGCGCAACCGCATCTGCGTGGCGGCCGCGCCGGCGGCGGCCTGA
- a CDS encoding helix-turn-helix domain-containing protein, which produces MQPIARPLIVLHSDAVFKERVRKVGTHRFKTQFVEDWDELRTALNESPPAALVVVDPYTRTYGTETELAPELRSILWEFPTATVIAGLEVRRGRVRDLRTLGEWGVKEVIALDEEDTVEAISRRLRSAQGRPLQSLLERSLPSNLSGRARALLMAAAEVVAEGGHGRDLALQLKLSERTLLRWAEQADLPPPRRVLAWMRVLLACELLDDPGQTVLSVAYTCGYASDSSLRRAVQEFTGVMLTQLRKQGAFATASEKFLAELEAAREEGRIRRKETKSADDGDFPMSRIHPPHEEMTLAATLAPSPERPRRRGRRKSTAQ; this is translated from the coding sequence ATGCAACCGATCGCCCGTCCGCTGATCGTCCTGCACTCCGACGCGGTGTTCAAGGAGCGCGTGCGGAAGGTGGGAACCCACCGCTTCAAGACCCAGTTCGTGGAGGACTGGGACGAGCTGCGCACGGCGCTCAACGAGTCGCCGCCCGCGGCGCTGGTGGTGGTGGACCCCTACACCCGCACCTACGGCACCGAGACCGAGCTGGCGCCCGAGCTGCGCTCCATCCTGTGGGAGTTTCCCACAGCCACGGTCATCGCCGGGCTCGAGGTGCGCCGCGGCCGCGTTCGCGACTTGCGCACGCTGGGCGAGTGGGGGGTCAAGGAGGTGATCGCGCTCGACGAGGAAGACACGGTCGAGGCCATCTCGCGCCGCCTGCGCAGCGCGCAGGGGCGCCCGCTGCAGAGCCTGCTGGAGCGCTCGCTGCCCAGCAACCTTTCCGGCCGCGCCCGCGCCCTGCTGATGGCGGCCGCCGAGGTGGTGGCCGAGGGCGGCCACGGCCGCGACCTGGCCCTGCAGCTCAAGCTTTCCGAGCGCACGCTTCTGCGCTGGGCCGAGCAGGCCGACCTTCCGCCGCCACGCCGCGTGCTGGCGTGGATGCGGGTGCTGCTCGCCTGCGAGCTGCTGGACGATCCCGGGCAGACGGTACTGAGCGTGGCCTACACCTGCGGCTACGCCTCCGACAGCTCGCTGCGCCGCGCGGTGCAGGAGTTCACGGGCGTCATGCTCACCCAGCTGCGCAAGCAGGGCGCGTTCGCCACGGCGTCGGAAAAGTTCCTGGCCGAACTGGAGGCCGCCCGCGAGGAGGGCCGCATCCGCCGCAAGGAAACCAAGTCGGCGGACGACGGCGACTTCCCGATGTCGCGCATCCATCCTCCGCACGAGGAAATGACGCTGGCCGCCACGCTGGCGCCCAGCCCCGAGCGCCCGCGCCGCCGCGGCCGCCGCAAGTCGACCGCGCAGTAG
- a CDS encoding serine hydrolase, producing the protein MPLRQKVGQMVAPALYVGPDARVAADTALARRFAAAHVGGVRLLPGSAPVAARRIAAVQRASRLPLLVIGDLDRGTGGALAGATEFPPPLALSPAGADSVQAVATSAAAEARALGINFALLTAPGFPYPTAIPAPSGAAAEQAFAGYAEALAGAGMMVGVRALSRGPAETGVPILGWDRAAVDGMQLGPLRDLLSRGVTAVKPASIVLPSLTRDTVPLPENPVFVQGILRRDMGFGGLVIEDLAPVTPLVRRYGPHEAAVRAVAAGADLLVGVDDLPGTVDALVRAVESGRIPLARVDEAVQRVFAAKEKLGLAPGRPAEGAKPETTAERAKAERERAAEADARAVAAHRAAATVLGRAPAELLRGCRATVLLTLPGVDARPLSAGLLAGTPGLTHLQVRRLPRRGPLVAPSVEFAGRDADCVVAAAFPGGRPEVTERVVPPLAWPDSAARDTLPAAVLAPLARDTLPRRIVWIDFFPSADAAPPGVASVVLARGTGSAAQRAVAALVLDRGAKPAIPAGAAWPAARTLRVLQADSAGMNAARLASIDSILRNAIRDSVFSAAAVAIGRRGVIVKMEGYGQTGGAAVDPRSTMFDIASLSKVVGTTAAAMVMVDEGRMELGAPLRRYVSGYRGGGKGDVTVRHLLTHTAGLPAGSWLYGSASSPEQAVRQVIRARLVSDPGQTVRYSDFGMILLAEAIQRRAEEPLDRFVARRVFGPLGMQSTMYLPPTHLQPRTVPTSPKSEHPFVVDGVVHDGNAYRLGGVTGHAGLFSTAWDLSVYSQTLLNGGAYGTRRVFGAGTVGRWTARQPGAETRALGWDTPAARSSAGDYLSARSLGHTGFTGTSMWIDPERELFVILLTNRTYRSGGQGEILRVRARVADVAALSITDATIRPRAGTATAIEQARPKPKPKPQRPRRPPPRRRR; encoded by the coding sequence ATGCCCCTGCGCCAGAAGGTGGGGCAGATGGTGGCGCCCGCGCTGTACGTGGGTCCCGACGCCCGGGTCGCCGCCGACACGGCGCTGGCGCGGCGCTTCGCGGCCGCGCACGTGGGGGGCGTGCGCCTGCTGCCGGGGAGCGCGCCGGTGGCCGCCCGGCGCATCGCGGCGGTGCAGCGTGCCTCGCGCCTCCCCCTGCTGGTGATCGGCGACCTGGATCGCGGGACGGGCGGGGCGCTGGCCGGCGCCACCGAGTTTCCTCCCCCGCTGGCGCTCAGCCCCGCGGGCGCGGACTCCGTCCAGGCCGTCGCCACCTCCGCCGCGGCGGAGGCCAGGGCGCTGGGGATCAACTTCGCACTGCTGACGGCGCCGGGCTTTCCGTATCCCACCGCCATCCCCGCCCCTTCCGGTGCCGCCGCCGAGCAGGCGTTCGCCGGCTACGCCGAGGCGCTCGCCGGGGCGGGGATGATGGTGGGTGTCCGCGCGCTGTCGCGGGGCCCGGCGGAGACGGGCGTGCCCATCCTGGGGTGGGACAGGGCGGCAGTAGATGGAATGCAGCTGGGGCCGTTGCGCGACCTGCTGTCGCGCGGCGTGACGGCGGTGAAGCCCGCCTCCATCGTGCTCCCCTCGCTGACCCGCGACACGGTGCCGCTCCCCGAGAACCCGGTGTTCGTGCAGGGCATCCTGCGGCGCGACATGGGATTCGGCGGGCTGGTGATCGAGGACCTCGCGCCGGTGACGCCGCTGGTACGCCGCTACGGGCCGCACGAGGCGGCGGTGCGGGCGGTGGCCGCCGGGGCAGACCTGCTGGTGGGCGTCGACGACCTGCCGGGCACGGTGGACGCGCTGGTGCGCGCGGTGGAGTCCGGCCGCATTCCGCTGGCCCGCGTGGACGAGGCCGTCCAGCGGGTGTTCGCCGCCAAGGAGAAGCTGGGGCTGGCGCCCGGCCGTCCCGCGGAGGGCGCGAAGCCCGAGACGACAGCGGAGCGGGCGAAGGCGGAACGGGAGCGCGCGGCGGAGGCGGACGCCCGCGCCGTGGCCGCGCACCGCGCCGCGGCCACGGTGCTGGGCCGCGCGCCGGCCGAGCTGCTGCGGGGCTGCCGGGCGACGGTGCTGCTGACGCTGCCCGGGGTGGACGCGCGGCCCCTTTCCGCCGGACTTCTCGCCGGCACCCCCGGGCTGACCCACCTGCAGGTGCGCCGGCTGCCGCGCCGGGGCCCGCTGGTGGCGCCGTCCGTGGAGTTCGCCGGGCGCGACGCGGACTGCGTAGTGGCCGCCGCATTCCCAGGAGGGCGGCCCGAGGTGACGGAACGGGTGGTTCCGCCCCTGGCCTGGCCCGATTCCGCCGCGCGCGACACGCTTCCCGCGGCGGTGCTGGCGCCGCTGGCCCGCGACACCCTTCCGCGGCGGATCGTCTGGATCGACTTCTTCCCCTCCGCAGACGCGGCCCCGCCCGGGGTGGCGTCCGTCGTCCTGGCGCGCGGCACGGGGTCGGCGGCGCAGCGGGCGGTGGCGGCACTGGTGCTGGATAGGGGGGCTAAGCCCGCGATCCCGGCTGGGGCGGCGTGGCCGGCCGCGCGCACCCTGCGCGTGCTCCAGGCAGACTCGGCGGGGATGAATGCGGCGCGGCTGGCCTCCATCGATTCCATCCTGCGCAACGCCATCCGCGACAGCGTGTTCAGCGCCGCGGCGGTGGCCATCGGGCGGCGCGGGGTGATCGTGAAGATGGAGGGATACGGGCAGACGGGCGGCGCGGCGGTGGACCCGCGCTCCACGATGTTCGACATTGCCTCGCTCTCCAAGGTGGTGGGCACCACGGCGGCGGCGATGGTGATGGTGGACGAGGGGCGGATGGAGCTGGGTGCGCCCCTGCGGCGGTACGTGTCCGGCTACCGGGGTGGCGGCAAGGGCGACGTCACCGTGCGCCACCTGCTGACGCACACGGCCGGGCTGCCGGCGGGCTCCTGGCTGTACGGCAGCGCCTCGTCGCCGGAGCAGGCGGTGCGGCAGGTGATCCGGGCCAGGCTGGTCAGCGACCCGGGGCAGACGGTGCGCTACAGCGACTTCGGGATGATCCTGCTGGCCGAGGCCATCCAGCGCCGGGCCGAGGAGCCGCTGGACCGCTTCGTGGCGCGCCGCGTCTTCGGGCCGCTGGGGATGCAGTCCACCATGTACCTGCCGCCCACGCACCTGCAGCCGCGCACCGTGCCGACTTCTCCGAAGTCGGAGCATCCGTTCGTGGTGGACGGGGTGGTGCACGACGGCAACGCGTACCGGCTGGGCGGGGTGACGGGGCACGCGGGACTGTTTTCCACCGCGTGGGACCTGTCGGTGTACTCGCAGACGCTGCTGAACGGGGGCGCGTACGGCACGCGGCGGGTGTTCGGCGCGGGGACGGTCGGGCGGTGGACGGCGCGGCAGCCCGGGGCGGAGACGCGCGCGCTGGGGTGGGACACGCCGGCCGCGCGCAGTTCGGCGGGAGACTACCTGTCCGCGCGGTCGTTGGGGCACACGGGGTTCACGGGCACGTCCATGTGGATCGATCCCGAGCGGGAGCTGTTCGTGATCCTGCTGACCAACCGCACCTACCGCAGCGGCGGCCAGGGCGAGATCCTGCGGGTCCGCGCGCGCGTGGCCGACGTGGCCGCGCTGTCCATCACGGACGCCACCATCCGCCCGCGGGCGGGCACCGCGACGGCCATCGAGCAGGCCCGTCCCAAGCCGAAGCCCAAACCCCAGCGCCCCCGCCGGCCGCCGCCCCGGCGCAGGCGGTGA